The following coding sequences are from one Streptomyces sp. NBC_01232 window:
- a CDS encoding FecCD family ABC transporter permease, with amino-acid sequence MLVESPPEPERSAELEQGAAASVTRKRHAVRAAGLLAGLVVLAMIAVVSIAVGAKPMSLDEVWHGLFAYAGTPADVVVRDLRIPRTLLGLMVGLGLGLSGAVMQALARNPLAEPGILGVNAGAAAAVVSAISFFGASSLSEFVWWAFLGAAVVSVVVYVLGGSRSATPVRLALAGTAASAALVGYINAVQLMDSKALDKLRFWTVGSLASANMDTVRQVAPFLLLGAVLALSLGRPLNAMAMGDDTARALGAHLTRTRIGAMIAITLLCGAATAACGPIVFIGLMVPHLVRAFTGPDMRWVLAYSAVLSPVLLLGADIVGRVVTRPAELQVGVVTALIGGPVFIYLVRRKRMAQL; translated from the coding sequence GTGTTGGTCGAGAGTCCCCCTGAACCCGAACGGAGCGCGGAGCTCGAACAGGGCGCCGCAGCCTCCGTAACCCGCAAGCGCCATGCCGTGCGCGCCGCCGGTCTGCTCGCCGGCCTCGTGGTGCTGGCCATGATCGCCGTCGTGAGCATCGCCGTGGGCGCCAAGCCGATGTCCCTGGACGAGGTCTGGCACGGCCTGTTCGCCTACGCGGGAACGCCCGCCGACGTGGTGGTGCGGGACCTGCGGATCCCGCGCACCCTGCTCGGGCTGATGGTCGGACTCGGACTCGGCCTGTCGGGTGCGGTGATGCAGGCGCTGGCCCGCAACCCGCTGGCCGAGCCCGGCATCCTCGGGGTCAACGCGGGTGCCGCGGCCGCCGTGGTCTCCGCGATCAGCTTCTTCGGAGCGAGCTCGCTGAGCGAGTTCGTGTGGTGGGCCTTCCTCGGCGCCGCCGTGGTCTCGGTCGTCGTGTACGTGCTCGGCGGCAGCCGCAGCGCGACGCCGGTGCGCCTCGCGCTCGCCGGTACGGCGGCCAGCGCCGCCCTGGTCGGCTACATCAACGCCGTGCAGCTGATGGACAGCAAGGCGCTGGACAAGCTGCGCTTCTGGACGGTGGGTTCGCTGGCCTCGGCCAACATGGACACCGTCCGGCAGGTGGCCCCCTTCCTGCTGCTCGGCGCGGTGCTCGCGCTGTCGCTGGGCCGGCCGCTCAACGCGATGGCCATGGGCGACGACACGGCACGGGCGCTCGGCGCGCACCTGACGCGGACCCGTATCGGCGCCATGATCGCCATCACCCTGCTGTGCGGGGCGGCGACCGCCGCGTGCGGGCCGATCGTGTTCATCGGGCTGATGGTCCCGCACCTGGTCCGGGCGTTCACCGGTCCGGACATGCGCTGGGTGCTCGCGTACTCGGCCGTCCTGTCGCCGGTCCTGCTGCTCGGCGCCGACATCGTCGGCCGGGTCGTCACCCGGCCCGCCGAACTGCAGGTCGGCGTCGTGACCGCGCTCATCGGCGGCCCGGTCTTCATCTACCTGGTTCGGCGCAAGAGGATGGCCCAGCTGTGA